Proteins encoded within one genomic window of Empedobacter falsenii:
- a CDS encoding endonuclease, with the protein MKKIILHLSIFLVGSNLFAQAPANYYNNATGSGFVLKTQLYNIIKGHTTKSYDALKGLYRQTDSDNGFQDKYYEKDNTILDIYSEIATAKDPYNFTPGQKECGNYKNEGDCYNREHLIPQSVFSESSPMVSDPLHIWPTDGKVNGMRSNYPHGVVGNATYTSLNGSKLGSNLNSGYSAGYSGIVFEPIDEFKGDIARAYFYFATRYQENGIQSWTYAMFNKTKDKVFTDTFLKILMTWHLNDPVSDREKDINNLVYRYQGNRNPFIDHPEYAEKIWGSDLGTGDFEYQKRDDVSVYNATNRSIKVKLENNSKSIQKVSVFNFNGQLVNEVSNSSNQKEVEVNFKTPGVYIIKVVGKQMEINKRVVIK; encoded by the coding sequence ATGAAAAAAATAATTTTACATCTTAGTATTTTTTTAGTAGGTTCTAACCTTTTTGCTCAAGCGCCTGCTAATTATTACAACAATGCAACCGGTAGTGGATTTGTATTAAAAACTCAACTCTATAATATAATAAAAGGTCATACAACAAAAAGTTATGATGCTTTAAAAGGGTTATACAGACAAACGGATTCTGATAATGGATTTCAAGATAAATATTATGAAAAAGATAATACCATTTTAGACATCTATTCTGAAATTGCTACTGCTAAAGATCCATATAATTTTACTCCTGGTCAAAAAGAATGTGGAAATTACAAGAATGAAGGAGATTGTTACAATAGAGAACACTTAATCCCTCAAAGTGTTTTTAGTGAAAGTTCGCCTATGGTTTCAGACCCTTTGCATATATGGCCAACAGATGGTAAAGTAAACGGCATGAGAAGTAACTATCCTCATGGTGTTGTTGGGAATGCAACATACACATCACTAAATGGGTCTAAATTAGGAAGTAATTTAAATTCTGGTTATTCTGCCGGCTATTCTGGGATTGTATTCGAACCTATTGATGAATTTAAAGGTGATATCGCTCGTGCTTATTTTTATTTTGCTACACGCTATCAAGAAAATGGTATTCAAAGTTGGACCTATGCTATGTTTAATAAAACAAAAGATAAAGTTTTTACAGATACTTTCTTGAAAATATTAATGACTTGGCATTTAAATGATCCTGTTTCTGATCGAGAAAAAGACATTAATAATTTAGTATACAGATACCAAGGAAATAGAAATCCATTTATCGATCATCCAGAATATGCAGAAAAAATTTGGGGTTCGGATTTAGGAACTGGAGATTTCGAATATCAAAAACGTGATGATGTTTCAGTTTACAATGCAACAAATCGTTCGATTAAAGTTAAACTTGAAAATAATTCGAAATCAATTCAGAAAGTTTCTGTTTTTAATTTCAATGGACAATTAGTTAATGAAGTTTCAAATTCATCTAATCAAAAAGAAGTTGAAGTTAATTTCAAAACTCCAGGTGTTTATATCATCAAAGTTGTTGGAAAACAAATGGAAATCAACAAAAGAGTTGTAATAAAATAA
- the fsa gene encoding fructose-6-phosphate aldolase — translation MKFFIDTANLADIKEAQDLGVLDGVTTNPSLMAKEGITGQENILNHYKAICELVDGDVSAEVISTDFEGMVKEGEALAALNPQIVVKIPMTKDGVKACKYFSTKGIRTNVTLVFSVGQALLAAKAGATYVSPFIGRLDDISTDGLNLIEEIRLVYDNYLYETQILAASVRNTMHIVNCAKIGADVMTGPLSSILGLLKHPLTDSGLAQFLADYAKGNQ, via the coding sequence ATGAAATTTTTTATCGATACAGCTAACTTAGCTGACATTAAAGAAGCCCAAGATTTAGGAGTTTTAGATGGTGTAACAACAAATCCATCTTTAATGGCAAAAGAAGGAATTACAGGTCAAGAAAATATTTTGAATCACTACAAAGCAATTTGCGAATTAGTTGACGGAGATGTTTCTGCTGAGGTAATTTCTACTGATTTCGAAGGAATGGTAAAAGAAGGTGAAGCTTTAGCAGCTTTAAATCCTCAAATCGTAGTTAAAATTCCTATGACGAAAGATGGTGTAAAAGCGTGTAAATACTTTTCTACAAAAGGAATCAGAACTAATGTTACTTTAGTTTTCTCTGTAGGACAAGCATTATTAGCTGCAAAAGCTGGTGCAACTTACGTTTCTCCATTCATCGGACGTTTAGACGATATTTCGACAGATGGTTTAAACTTAATCGAAGAAATTCGTTTGGTTTATGATAACTATTTGTACGAAACTCAAATTTTAGCTGCTTCAGTTCGTAATACAATGCATATTGTAAATTGTGCAAAAATTGGTGCTGATGTTATGACAGGACCTTTATCATCAATCTTAGGATTGTTAAAACACCCTTTAACAGATTCTGGATTAGCACAATTCTTAGCTGATTACGCAAAGGGAAACCAATAA
- a CDS encoding SDR family NAD(P)-dependent oxidoreductase — protein sequence MSSLKDKVAIVTGASSGIGKAVAELYAKEGAKVVVSDINEEGGNEVVEIIKKNGGEAIFFKADTSSPEDNEALVNKTLEVYGKLDIACNNAGIGGPAELTENYPLDGWKKVIDINFNGVFYGCKYQLQAMEKNGGGSIVNMASIHGTVAAPMSSAYTSAKHGVVGLTKNIGAEYGPKNIRCNAVGPGYIMTPLLSNNLSADHLELLVTKHPMGRLGQPEEVAELVLFLSSDKASFMTGGYYLVDGGYTAV from the coding sequence ATGTCAAGTTTAAAAGATAAAGTTGCGATTGTAACTGGAGCTAGCTCTGGAATTGGGAAAGCTGTTGCTGAATTATATGCCAAAGAGGGTGCGAAAGTTGTGGTTTCAGATATTAATGAAGAAGGTGGAAATGAAGTAGTAGAAATTATCAAAAAAAATGGAGGAGAAGCGATATTTTTCAAAGCTGATACTTCTTCGCCAGAAGATAATGAAGCATTAGTAAATAAAACGCTTGAAGTTTATGGAAAACTTGATATAGCTTGTAACAATGCTGGAATTGGAGGTCCTGCTGAGCTGACTGAAAATTATCCACTAGATGGTTGGAAAAAAGTAATAGATATCAATTTTAATGGTGTTTTTTACGGATGTAAATATCAATTACAAGCAATGGAAAAGAATGGAGGAGGTTCTATTGTTAATATGGCTTCTATTCATGGTACTGTCGCTGCGCCAATGAGTTCGGCTTATACTTCTGCAAAGCATGGAGTTGTAGGTTTGACGAAAAACATTGGAGCGGAATACGGACCAAAAAATATTCGTTGTAATGCAGTTGGACCAGGTTATATTATGACGCCTTTGTTGTCGAATAATTTGAGTGCAGATCATTTAGAATTGCTTGTTACAAAACATCCAATGGGTCGTTTGGGACAGCCAGAAGAAGTTGCGGAGTTGGTTTTATTCTTAAGTTCGGACAAAGCATCCTTTATGACAGGCGGTTATTACCTTGTTGATGGAGGATATACAGCGGTTTAA
- a CDS encoding S9 family peptidase: protein MQAPIAKKIEQKLEKHGDIRIDNYYWLNDRENSEVIDYLNQENEYTKAILQPTEAIQTKLFEEMKARIKEDDSSVPYKLNGYWYLTEYQKGKEYPIHKRRKDSLENPDEILFDVNTMAEGHSYYQLGGISMAPNNQLVSFGVDNVSRRIYTIQIKDLTTGEILSDKIENTTGGSVWAADNQTLFYTRKDETLRAYQIWKHKLGTKQEDDVLVFEEADDTFNAFVYKSKSRDYIIIGSSSTVSDEFRYIPSNQPDAAFKIFQERERDLEYSIEHFGDSFYIQTNKDDAFNFKLMKTSVEKTEQENWIDVIPHREETLIEGFEIFKNYLVIEERTNGLLQMNIKAWNNSTDYYLPFNEETYTANVGTNPDFDTDILRYGYTSLTTPSSVIDFNMNDKTFEIKKEQVVIGDFDKENYISERIWAEARDGEMVPISLVRRKDTPLSAETPLLLYAYGSYGYTIEPYFSSVRLSLLDRGFIYAIAHIRGGQYLGREWYEDGKMLEKKNTFFDYIDAAKYLIQQNYTSSKHLYAMGGSAGGLLMGAVINYEPTLFNGVIAQVPFVDVVTTMLDDSIPLTTGEYDEWGNPNEKEYYDYMKSYSPYDNVEAKAYPNLYVSTGLHDSQVQYWEPAKWVAKLRDLKTDNNILLLDTNMDTGHGGASGRFESLKEDAKEDAFLFMLEGITE, encoded by the coding sequence ATGCAAGCACCTATTGCGAAAAAAATAGAACAAAAATTAGAAAAACACGGAGATATCCGCATCGATAATTATTATTGGTTGAATGATCGTGAAAACTCTGAAGTTATCGATTATTTGAACCAAGAAAACGAATACACAAAAGCTATTCTACAACCAACGGAAGCTATACAAACCAAGCTTTTTGAGGAAATGAAAGCGCGAATCAAAGAAGATGATTCGTCTGTTCCGTACAAATTGAATGGTTATTGGTATTTGACAGAATATCAAAAAGGGAAGGAATATCCGATTCACAAACGTCGTAAAGATAGTTTAGAGAATCCAGATGAAATTCTTTTTGATGTCAACACGATGGCAGAAGGTCATTCGTATTATCAATTGGGCGGAATTTCGATGGCGCCAAATAATCAATTGGTTTCCTTTGGAGTTGACAATGTTTCGCGAAGAATTTATACGATTCAAATCAAAGATTTAACAACTGGAGAAATTCTTTCTGATAAAATAGAAAACACAACTGGAGGTTCTGTTTGGGCCGCTGATAATCAGACCTTATTTTATACAAGAAAAGATGAAACATTACGCGCTTATCAAATTTGGAAACACAAATTAGGGACAAAACAAGAAGATGATGTCTTGGTTTTTGAAGAGGCCGATGATACGTTCAATGCGTTTGTTTACAAATCAAAATCAAGAGATTACATTATTATTGGATCTTCAAGTACTGTTTCAGATGAGTTTAGATATATTCCTTCTAATCAACCAGATGCAGCGTTTAAAATCTTTCAAGAAAGAGAACGTGATTTAGAATATTCAATCGAACATTTTGGTGATTCATTTTATATTCAAACCAATAAAGATGATGCGTTTAACTTCAAATTAATGAAAACTTCTGTCGAAAAAACAGAACAAGAAAATTGGATTGATGTGATTCCTCATCGTGAAGAAACATTGATTGAAGGTTTTGAGATTTTCAAAAATTATTTGGTTATCGAAGAGCGCACAAATGGTTTATTGCAGATGAATATCAAAGCATGGAATAATTCAACTGATTATTATTTGCCATTTAACGAAGAAACCTATACAGCAAATGTTGGCACAAATCCAGATTTTGATACTGACATTTTACGTTACGGATATACATCATTGACAACTCCTTCTTCTGTGATTGATTTTAACATGAATGATAAAACATTCGAAATCAAAAAAGAACAAGTTGTTATAGGTGATTTTGACAAAGAAAATTATATTTCTGAACGAATTTGGGCTGAAGCACGAGACGGAGAAATGGTTCCAATCTCATTGGTTCGTCGAAAAGATACACCTCTTTCTGCCGAAACTCCTCTCCTACTTTACGCTTATGGTTCGTATGGTTACACGATAGAGCCTTATTTTAGTTCGGTTCGATTAAGTCTTTTGGACAGAGGTTTTATTTATGCAATCGCACATATTCGTGGTGGTCAATATCTTGGTCGCGAATGGTACGAAGATGGAAAAATGTTAGAAAAGAAAAATACATTTTTCGATTATATTGATGCAGCAAAATATTTGATTCAACAGAATTACACTTCATCAAAACATCTATATGCAATGGGTGGTTCTGCTGGCGGATTGTTGATGGGGGCTGTTATTAATTACGAGCCAACATTATTCAATGGAGTAATTGCGCAAGTTCCTTTTGTGGACGTTGTCACAACAATGTTAGACGATTCTATTCCACTAACAACAGGGGAATATGATGAATGGGGAAATCCGAACGAAAAAGAATATTACGATTACATGAAATCGTATTCGCCTTACGATAATGTGGAAGCAAAAGCTTATCCAAACCTTTATGTTTCGACAGGTTTGCACGATTCTCAAGTACAATATTGGGAACCTGCAAAATGGGTGGCGAAATTAAGAGATTTAAAAACAGATAATAATATTCTACTTTTAGATACAAATATGGACACAGGTCACGGTGGTGCTTCTGGTCGATTCGAATCGTTGAAAGAAGATGCGAAAGAAGATGCTTTCTTATTTATGTTAGAAGGGATTACAGAATAA
- a CDS encoding RecQ family ATP-dependent DNA helicase gives MTPKEILFKYWNYPSFKTPQEEIISSVLEGKDTLAILPTGGGKSICYQVPAIIFDGLTLVISPLIALMKDQVQNLQSKGISTAYITNEIDQNTIGKILDDCQNNKIKLLYVSPERLQSRIFVERLKQINISLLAVDEAHCVSEWGHDFRPAYHRISRLKTILPKVPILALTATATEKIQQEIVEKLELDNPKVFKSSLKRENLSYNVFLSADKKNDLIYYLKKYPGSSIIFVRNRKLTYEIASFLNQNGFAADFFHAKLTKDEKEQKQKNWMLSNSRIMVSTNAFGMGIDKPNVRTVFHIDLPQGIEAYYQEVGRAGRDEQESHGIYLYNPDDRIQAENIFKANLPSQQDFIKIGNCLFSQLQLAEGELTEMNYQLDIPKFAEKFGLNLKMVLQFLEFLNTKEIIQQKNYSQNSSIQILASPHSINLNENRIFDYLQRHYPGIYTYNREISESKMAFELHMSIGDIRNSLHEYAKNGSIDYSDRFLARFRFLVPRDSNAFKNKLWKDFESIQVNNWKRLQAMAYYTEQNTICRERLLFGYFNQKSDQNCGKCDVCQSKKQNESFNSSDLIEYLKEGTKTQAEILSKFINSPKDKIVEELQYLIDEMRVQPIGFDSYKLIE, from the coding sequence TTGACACCAAAAGAAATTCTTTTTAAGTATTGGAATTATCCTTCTTTCAAAACGCCGCAAGAGGAAATCATCTCAAGTGTTTTGGAAGGGAAAGATACGTTGGCAATTTTGCCTACTGGTGGCGGAAAATCTATCTGTTATCAAGTTCCAGCGATTATTTTTGATGGTTTAACATTGGTCATTTCGCCGCTTATTGCGTTGATGAAAGATCAAGTTCAAAATTTACAATCCAAAGGAATTTCGACGGCATATATCACCAATGAAATTGATCAAAATACGATTGGGAAAATTTTGGACGATTGTCAAAACAACAAAATCAAATTACTATATGTTTCACCAGAGCGTTTGCAAAGTAGAATTTTTGTTGAACGATTGAAACAAATCAATATTAGTTTGCTTGCAGTTGACGAAGCACATTGTGTTTCTGAATGGGGACACGATTTTCGCCCTGCATATCATCGAATTTCGAGGTTAAAAACTATTCTTCCTAAAGTTCCAATCCTAGCATTGACAGCAACGGCAACAGAAAAAATTCAGCAAGAGATTGTAGAAAAATTAGAGTTAGATAATCCCAAGGTTTTTAAATCTTCTTTAAAAAGAGAAAATCTTTCGTACAATGTTTTTCTTTCTGCTGATAAGAAAAATGATTTGATTTATTATTTAAAAAAATATCCTGGTTCGAGTATTATTTTTGTTCGAAATCGAAAATTAACCTATGAAATTGCTAGTTTTTTAAATCAAAATGGTTTTGCTGCCGATTTTTTTCACGCCAAATTAACCAAAGACGAAAAAGAACAAAAGCAGAAAAATTGGATGTTGAGTAATTCGAGAATTATGGTTTCGACAAATGCGTTTGGAATGGGAATCGACAAGCCAAACGTTCGTACCGTTTTTCATATCGATTTACCGCAAGGAATTGAAGCATATTACCAAGAAGTTGGTCGCGCTGGACGTGATGAACAGGAATCACATGGAATTTATTTGTACAATCCTGATGATCGAATTCAGGCAGAAAATATTTTCAAAGCGAATTTACCTTCGCAACAAGATTTTATCAAAATTGGGAATTGTTTGTTTAGTCAATTACAATTGGCTGAAGGCGAATTAACGGAAATGAATTATCAGTTGGATATTCCAAAATTTGCCGAAAAATTTGGTTTAAATCTTAAAATGGTTCTTCAATTTTTAGAATTTCTCAATACGAAAGAAATCATTCAGCAAAAAAATTATTCACAAAATAGTAGCATTCAAATTTTAGCGTCACCACATTCGATTAATTTGAATGAAAACCGAATTTTTGATTATTTACAACGTCATTATCCTGGAATTTATACTTATAATAGAGAAATTTCGGAAAGTAAAATGGCGTTCGAATTGCACATGAGTATTGGCGACATTAGAAATAGTTTGCACGAATATGCAAAAAATGGTTCTATTGATTATTCGGATCGATTTTTAGCGCGATTTAGATTTCTTGTTCCGCGCGATTCGAATGCGTTTAAAAATAAATTGTGGAAAGATTTCGAATCAATTCAAGTGAATAATTGGAAACGTTTGCAAGCAATGGCTTATTATACCGAACAAAATACTATTTGTAGAGAACGTTTGTTATTTGGCTATTTTAATCAAAAATCTGATCAAAATTGTGGTAAATGCGATGTTTGTCAATCCAAAAAACAAAACGAAAGCTTTAATTCATCTGATTTGATTGAATATTTGAAAGAAGGTACAAAAACGCAAGCCGAAATCCTTTCAAAATTCATAAATTCGCCAAAAGATAAAATCGTCGAAGAATTGCAATATTTGATAGACGAAATGCGAGTTCAACCAATTGGATTCGATTCTTATAAACTAATAGAATAA
- the fmt gene encoding methionyl-tRNA formyltransferase: MRVVFMGTPEFAATSLNEINTNSHHEIVGVVTVPDKPSGRGQKMNISDVKKYAVEHNLPLAQPEKLRDEAFIETLKSWNADVFVVVAFRMLPQVVWSIPSKGTFNLHGSLLPQYRGAAPINWAVMNGDQETGVTTFLIDEKIDTGNILISDKVEIGENDNVGKIHDELMHIGAKLVVKTLDGLENDSLKPHPQDETTELKHAPKIFKEDCKIDWNDSINAIHNKIRGLSPYPCAWTTFGNGENFKSLKIYAGLKTDIVVDGEDYQLILQKNNLYINLPQGVYEILELQPEGKRRMTAKDFINGHQNEDTLFVK; this comes from the coding sequence ATGCGAGTAGTCTTTATGGGTACGCCCGAATTTGCGGCGACATCTTTGAATGAAATCAATACAAATAGTCATCACGAAATAGTTGGAGTTGTTACTGTCCCAGATAAACCGTCTGGTAGAGGGCAAAAAATGAATATTTCTGATGTCAAAAAATATGCAGTTGAACATAATTTGCCTTTGGCTCAACCAGAAAAATTACGCGACGAAGCTTTTATCGAAACATTAAAAAGCTGGAATGCTGATGTTTTTGTAGTTGTAGCTTTTCGTATGTTGCCACAAGTTGTTTGGTCCATTCCGTCGAAAGGAACTTTTAATTTACATGGTTCACTTCTTCCGCAATATCGTGGTGCAGCGCCTATCAATTGGGCTGTGATGAATGGCGATCAGGAGACTGGAGTAACGACTTTTTTAATTGATGAAAAAATTGATACTGGAAATATCTTAATTTCTGATAAAGTAGAAATTGGAGAAAATGATAATGTAGGAAAAATTCATGATGAATTGATGCATATCGGTGCAAAATTAGTTGTGAAAACGTTGGATGGTTTAGAAAATGATTCATTAAAACCGCATCCACAAGACGAAACAACAGAATTGAAACATGCTCCAAAAATCTTTAAAGAAGATTGTAAAATAGATTGGAACGATTCTATCAATGCTATTCACAACAAAATTAGAGGACTTTCTCCTTACCCTTGTGCGTGGACAACTTTTGGAAATGGCGAAAATTTTAAATCGTTAAAAATATATGCTGGTCTAAAAACGGATATTGTTGTTGATGGAGAAGATTATCAATTAATTTTACAAAAAAATAACCTTTATATCAATCTACCTCAAGGAGTTTACGAAATTTTAGAACTTCAACCCGAAGGAAAGCGCCGTATGACAGCCAAAGATTTTATCAATGGACATCAAAACGAGGATACCTTATTCGTAAAATAA
- a CDS encoding HU family DNA-binding protein, whose translation MNKSELIDAIAADAGISKEAAKKALNSFTENVTKALAKGDKVALVGFGTFSTSERAARTGINPQTKKEIKIAAKTVAKFKAGSELSGAVDTKKKK comes from the coding sequence ATGAACAAATCAGAACTTATCGATGCAATTGCAGCTGACGCTGGAATTTCTAAAGAAGCTGCTAAAAAAGCCTTAAACTCATTTACAGAAAATGTAACTAAAGCTTTAGCAAAAGGAGACAAAGTTGCTTTAGTAGGATTCGGTACTTTCTCAACTTCTGAGAGAGCTGCAAGAACAGGTATCAACCCACAAACTAAAAAAGAAATTAAAATTGCTGCTAAAACAGTAGCTAAATTTAAAGCTGGATCTGAATTATCAGGAGCAGTTGATACAAAAAAGAAAAAATAA
- a CDS encoding MFS transporter gives MSTNTLDTSQTVAKKDNIFQIILASSVGTLIEWYDMFLAIILASVLSTQLFPNDGSSHFLETLAVVVSSFMFRPIGSLIFGSIGDRIGRKYSFLVSLIMMGAATFLIGCIPTFDSVGWFAPVLLLFCRIMQGLAISGEYAGAVIYVAEHAPAEKRGFYTGFIQATVPIGLLLCLTVVFLTQSFLSEEAFASFGWRIPFLFSGILVILSYFIRQRLHESPIFEQLKKEGKTSKTPIKDAFTTPGNVKLMLKAIFGGNAAQSTIMQTTLFVTLFFLQRAVNLPYETVLIVVLCSTLFSSFFYQWFGALSDKIGRKPVMLGGMICSFILIPLSFFLYMKLGNPEGLKEVHDISNLAVFGIVIVSLITSIAGAATYGPLGAFMLEIFPTKIRYTSMGFAQNMGNGFIGGATTFVTELIKSTIIVSAAMSPYIGLAYPLILIFIAILVNYFTIPETYKTDLTEDN, from the coding sequence ATGAGTACAAATACTTTAGATACTTCGCAAACAGTAGCGAAGAAGGATAATATATTCCAAATTATTTTAGCATCATCTGTCGGAACCTTAATCGAATGGTACGATATGTTCTTGGCAATCATCTTAGCTAGTGTATTATCAACACAATTATTTCCTAACGATGGTTCGTCACATTTCTTAGAAACACTTGCCGTAGTGGTTTCATCATTTATGTTCCGTCCGATTGGATCATTAATTTTTGGAAGTATTGGGGATCGTATTGGTAGAAAATATTCATTCTTAGTTTCTTTAATTATGATGGGAGCAGCAACATTCTTGATTGGTTGTATTCCAACTTTTGATAGTGTAGGTTGGTTTGCTCCTGTTTTATTATTGTTTTGCCGCATTATGCAAGGACTTGCAATTAGTGGAGAATATGCAGGTGCGGTAATTTATGTAGCAGAACATGCGCCAGCAGAAAAGCGAGGATTTTATACAGGATTTATTCAAGCAACTGTTCCAATTGGATTATTATTATGTTTAACAGTTGTTTTCTTAACACAATCATTCTTATCAGAAGAAGCTTTTGCAAGTTTCGGATGGAGAATTCCATTTTTATTTAGTGGAATATTAGTGATTTTGAGTTACTTTATTCGTCAACGTTTACATGAAAGTCCAATTTTCGAACAATTAAAAAAAGAAGGAAAAACATCTAAAACACCAATTAAAGATGCTTTTACAACGCCAGGAAATGTAAAATTGATGTTGAAAGCAATTTTTGGAGGAAATGCTGCTCAAAGTACAATTATGCAAACAACATTATTCGTAACTCTTTTCTTCTTGCAAAGAGCGGTTAATTTACCTTACGAAACAGTTTTAATTGTTGTTTTATGTTCTACATTATTTAGTTCATTTTTCTATCAATGGTTTGGAGCATTAAGTGATAAAATCGGGCGTAAACCAGTTATGTTAGGAGGAATGATTTGTAGTTTTATCTTAATTCCATTATCATTTTTCTTGTACATGAAATTAGGAAATCCAGAAGGATTGAAAGAAGTTCATGATATTTCGAATTTAGCAGTTTTCGGAATTGTCATTGTAAGTTTAATTACTTCAATTGCAGGAGCAGCAACTTACGGACCACTTGGTGCATTTATGTTAGAAATTTTCCCAACTAAAATTCGTTACACAAGTATGGGATTTGCGCAAAATATGGGGAATGGATTTATTGGTGGAGCAACGACTTTTGTCACAGAATTAATCAAAAGTACGATTATCGTTTCGGCAGCTATGTCGCCTTATATTGGATTAGCTTATCCATTGATATTAATCTTTATTGCGATTTTAGTGAATTACTTTACAATTCCAGAAACGTACAAAACAGATTTAACAGAAGATAATTAA
- a CDS encoding DcaP family trimeric outer membrane transporter, producing the protein MSKNLTKLACLAIFCSYSYISAQQKTTDSVVVEKVELIQPKENKDKVDVQFYGFIRNDIFMDTRQMIGAGEALVPLYPKDRLSDVNGADINAASKFHMLSIVSRAGVNLKGPELLGAKTSGILEGEFFGATEGGINEFRLRHAYVMLDWEKTQLGIGQYWHPFVVLEALPNVANYGTGAPVYALNRNPQVRLTHKFTDKFKVIAALHSQRDFTPNTEPFRNSGMPAAHLQFQYKSQVFTAGIGAQYENLKPKLSSGNPPVKSNERVENVSFMAYSKLNTKPLQVTVAGYLMQDASSFVQLGGIVGYQTSPTAVETYKPMNTHSMWIDLQQNSTGKFSFGLFAGYVRNNGVKNPVEGAIASTSYGVTTNWGAISATPGTRTVNYLYKVVPRLDLTLSKALKFRFEYDRSTAQWADATIKGTGTENKYLANNNRFQLTTLFNF; encoded by the coding sequence ATGAGTAAAAATTTAACAAAATTGGCTTGTCTAGCTATATTTTGCAGCTATAGCTATATCTCTGCTCAACAGAAAACGACAGATAGTGTGGTTGTAGAAAAAGTAGAATTAATACAACCAAAAGAAAACAAAGACAAAGTTGATGTGCAGTTTTATGGATTTATCAGGAATGATATTTTTATGGATACTCGTCAAATGATTGGAGCAGGAGAGGCTTTAGTGCCGCTTTATCCAAAAGATCGTTTATCGGATGTAAACGGTGCTGATATCAATGCAGCTTCTAAATTTCACATGTTGTCAATTGTTTCGAGAGCTGGCGTTAATTTGAAAGGTCCAGAATTACTTGGGGCTAAAACTTCTGGTATTTTAGAGGGAGAATTTTTTGGAGCAACAGAAGGAGGAATCAACGAGTTTCGTTTGCGTCACGCATATGTGATGTTGGATTGGGAGAAAACGCAATTAGGGATTGGACAATATTGGCATCCTTTCGTTGTGTTAGAAGCTTTACCAAATGTTGCAAATTATGGAACTGGTGCGCCTGTTTATGCTTTAAATCGTAATCCTCAAGTTCGTTTAACGCATAAATTTACTGACAAATTTAAAGTTATTGCTGCTTTACATTCTCAAAGAGATTTTACTCCAAATACAGAGCCTTTCCGAAATAGTGGAATGCCAGCGGCTCATCTTCAATTTCAATATAAATCACAAGTTTTTACTGCCGGAATTGGTGCACAATATGAAAACTTGAAACCAAAATTATCTTCAGGAAATCCTCCTGTTAAGTCTAATGAACGAGTTGAAAATGTTTCATTTATGGCTTATTCAAAGTTAAATACAAAACCTTTACAAGTTACTGTTGCTGGATATTTGATGCAAGATGCGTCATCTTTTGTACAACTAGGTGGAATTGTAGGCTATCAAACAAGTCCGACAGCTGTTGAAACATACAAACCGATGAATACACATAGTATGTGGATTGATTTGCAACAAAACTCAACAGGAAAATTTTCGTTCGGATTGTTTGCAGGTTATGTTAGAAATAATGGTGTGAAAAATCCAGTAGAAGGAGCAATTGCATCAACATCTTATGGTGTAACGACAAATTGGGGCGCAATTTCGGCAACTCCAGGTACACGTACTGTAAATTATTTGTACAAAGTAGTTCCTCGTTTAGATCTTACCTTAAGCAAAGCCTTAAAATTTAGATTCGAATATGATCGTAGTACAGCACAATGGGCAGATGCGACGATAAAAGGTACGGGAACCGAAAACAAATATTTAGCAAATAACAATAGATTTCAACTTACAACATTATTTAACTTCTAA